Proteins encoded together in one Leishmania infantum JPCM5 genome chromosome 20 window:
- the PUF9A gene encoding putative pumillio protein 9 gives MSSSAGLRDLGRNQTTAQRAMVARKGAAPPLHRNAGRSAAAATFVRPPRASPAAVPAPASCGTAGPLEQASPAAAAVPCARGAGLPTVSAVPVLSLDCEAERGCAGVAPATVAATVAPAVHVAAPVCGTRRLSAMPAAALVEAFRATCEGHVADVACTPQGKALLQAALRTQRPEVLDSVVTELCPRLRDVAVDVHGCHVLRTLVEACTAEQTEALIGAMHASVVLNMCTASQYTRRTLQSLFERREVDLSALVHVLADNAGYLAATQQGCISLMRVFELCDAAQKAELVRELLPKLAALSMDAFANYMVQCAIEHSDRTTAAQYVVAHFTGNILQMSCNKHSSNVLEVVLRCCGEVPAVRRLFLDELVFNPAALKEVVGDLYGNFVVQALIGVVTNPMEFKRVEDRLRPALVGCQFAAKIEGKIKAKRPVPPHAGGAVHHHPYPQSHQQRPLSVPCTMPDHAGPCAPSVRATIPLSQMPVMSAGEARVPSQGYCHRPYDRNPLCCVPLAAEQQQPQKVEQAPSEHVYPADHFRFPILKERTAARTAGAVPVADGADSGPVYGPSPAARRHLQQQQQQAFCPPFNIMC, from the coding sequence ATGTCGTCTTCTGCTGGACTTCGCGACCTGGGCCGCAACCAGAcaacggcgcagcgcgccatGGTGGCTCGAAagggcgcagcaccgccgctgcaccgcaacGCTGGCCggtctgctgccgctgcgacgtttgtgcggccgccgcgcgcctcGCCGGCTGCTGTGCCCGCGCCCGCGAGCTGCGGCACTGCGGGGCCGCTGGAACAGgcctctcctgctgctgctgccgtgccgtgcgcgcgtggtGCTGGACTGCCGACGGTGAgcgcggtgccggtgctgtcgctggactgcgaggcggagcgcggctgcgctggcgtgGCGCCTGCGACGGTGGCCGCCACGGTGGCGCCCGCAGTgcacgtggcggcgccggtgtgcgGGACGCGCAGGCTTTCGGCGAtgcctgctgccgcgctggtggaggcgTTCAGGGCGACGTGCGAGGGGCACGTGGCGGACGTTGCGTGCACGCCGCAGggcaaggcgctgctgcaggcggcgctgcggacgCAGCGgccggaggtgctggacTCTGTGGTGACGGAGCTGTGCCCACGGctgcgcgacgtggcggtgGACGTGCACGGGTGCCACGTGCTGCGGACGCTGGTGGAGGCGTGCACTGCGGAGCAGACGGAGGCGCTGATTGGCGCGATGCACGCGTCGGTTGTGCTGAACATGTGCACTGCGTCGCAGTacacgcggcgcacgctgcagtcgctgTTCGAGCGGCGCGAGGTGGACCTGTCTGCGCTTGTGCACGTGCTCGCGGACAACGCGGGGTACCttgcggcgacgcagcagggGTGCATCTCGCTGATGCGCGTGTTCGAGCTgtgcgacgcggcgcagaaggcggagctggtgcgcgagctgctgccgaagTTGGCTGCGCTGTCGATGGATGCGTTTGCGAACTACATGGTGCAGTGCGCGATCGAGCACAGCGATCGCACGACGGCCGCGCAGTACGTTGTGGCCCACTTCACCGGCAACATATTGCAGATGAGCTGCAACAAGCACTCCAGCAACGTGCTGGAGGTTGTCCTGCGGTGCTGTGGCGAGGTcccggcggtgcggcgccttTTTCTGGACGAGCTGGTTTTCAACCCAGCCGCCctgaaggaggtggtgggcgaTCTGTACGGGAACTTTGTGGTGCAGGCGCTGATCGGCGTTGTGACGAACCCGATGGAGTTCAAGCGCGTGGAGGACCGCCTGCGCCCCGCACTGGTGGGGTGCCAGTTCGCGGCGAAGATCGAGGGGAAGATCAAGGCGAAGCGTCCAGTCCCGCCCCACGCGGGCGGTGCGGTGCACCATCATCCCTACCCGCAgtcgcaccagcagcggccgcttTCGGTGCCGTGCACCATGCCTGACCATGCTGGCCCCTGCGCGCCTAGCGTCAGAGCCACTATACCGCTTTCACAGATGCCGGTGATGTCTGCCGGTGAGGCGCGCGTTCCGTCTCAAGGCTACTGTCACCGCCCCTACGACCGCAATCCGCTATGCTGCGTACCGCTGgcagctgagcagcagcaaccgcagaAGGTGGAGCAGGCGCCATCTGAGCATGTTTACCCTGCTGATCACTTCCGGTTCCCAATTCTCAAAGAGCGTACCGCTGctcgcaccgccggcgccgtcccTGTAGCGGACGGGGCGGACAGCGGACCCGTGTACGGTccctcgccggcggcacgccgccaccttcagcagcagcagcaacaggcgTTTTGCCCACCATTCAACATCATGTGCTGA
- the PUF9B gene encoding putative pumilio protein 9, with product MSSSAERFHPRYFPAVTERRSIAMSRDVAPPLHRNAGRSAAAATFVRPPRASLAAVPAPASCGTAGPLEQASPAAAAVPCARGAGLPTVSAVPVLSLDCEAERGCAGVAPATVAATVAPAVHVAAPVCGTRRLSAMPAAALVEAFRATCEGHVADVACTPQGKALLQAALRTQRPEVLDSVVTELCPRLRDVAVDVHGCHVLRTLVEACTAEQTEALIGAMHASVVLNMCTASQYTRRTLQSLFERREVDLSALVHVLADNAGYLAATQQGCISLMRVFELCDAAQKAELVRELLPKLAALSMDAFANYMVQCAIEHSDRTTAAQYVVAHFTGNILQMSCNKHSSNVLEVVLRCCGEVPAVRRLFLDELVFNPAALKEVVGDLYGNFVVQALIGVVTNPMEFKRVEDRLRPALVGCQFAAKIEGKIKAKRPVPPHAGGAVHHHPYPQSHQQQEEPRTVLCRAYQDAELREAYDKACASARASTASTGETSTSAAAKHFRHFPYEPPRFITVPFNSVGKSAGGVLYGHPSAARRYMQQQLQRQPLSK from the coding sequence ATGTCTTCGTCTGCCGAGCGGTTCCATCCGAGGTACTTCCCGGCCGTCACTGAGCGTCGCTCCATCGCGATGTCGAGAGAcgtggcaccgccgctgcaccgcaacGCTGGCCggtctgctgccgctgcgacgtttgtgcggccgccgcgcgcctcGCTGGCTGCTGTGCCCGCGCCCGCGAGCTGCGGCACTGCGGGGCCGCTGGAACAGgcctctcctgctgctgctgccgtgccgtgcgcgcgtggtGCTGGACTGCCGACGGTGAgcgcggtgccggtgctgtcgctggactgcgaggcggagcgcggctgcgctggcgtgGCGCCTGCGACGGTGGCCGCCACGGTGGCGCCCGCAGTgcacgtggcggcgccggtgtgcgGGACGCGCAGGCTTTCGGCGAtgcctgctgccgcgctggtggaggcgTTCAGGGCGACGTGCGAGGGGCACGTGGCGGACGTTGCGTGCACGCCGCAGggcaaggcgctgctgcaggcggcgctgcggacgCAGCGgccggaggtgctggacTCTGTGGTGACGGAGCTGTGCCCACGGctgcgcgacgtggcggtgGACGTGCACGGGTGCCACGTGCTGCGGACGCTGGTGGAGGCGTGCACTGCGGAGCAGACGGAGGCGCTGATTGGCGCGATGCACGCGTCGGTTGTGCTGAACATGTGCACTGCGTCGCAGTacacgcggcgcacgctgcagtcgctgTTCGAGCGGCGCGAGGTGGACCTGTCTGCGCTTGTGCACGTGCTCGCGGACAACGCGGGGTACCttgcggcgacgcagcagggGTGCATCTCGCTGATGCGCGTGTTCGAGCTgtgcgacgcggcgcagaaggcggagctggtgcgcgagctgctgccgaagTTGGCTGCGCTGTCGATGGATGCGTTTGCGAACTACATGGTGCAGTGCGCGATCGAGCACAGCGATCGCACGACGGCCGCGCAGTACGTTGTGGCCCACTTCACCGGCAACATATTGCAGATGAGCTGCAACAAGCACTCCAGCAACGTGCTGGAGGTTGTCCTGCGGTGCTGTGGCGAGGTcccggcggtgcggcgccttTTTCTGGACGAGCTGGTTTTCAACCCAGCCGCCctgaaggaggtggtgggcgaTCTGTACGGGAACTTTGTGGTGCAGGCGCTGATCGGCGTTGTGACGAACCCGATGGAGTTCAAGCGCGTGGAGGACCGCCTGCGCCCCGCACTGGTGGGGTGCCAGTTCGCGGCGAAGATCGAGGGGAAGATCAAGGCGAAGCGTCCAGTCCCGCCCCACGCGGGCGGTGCGGTGCACCATCATCCCTACCCGCAGTCGCACCAGCAACAAGAGGAGCCGCGTACCGTACTATGCCGTGCCTATCAGGATGCCGAGCTTCGCGAGGCGTACGACAAGGCGTGCGCGTCCGCACGCGCTTCAACCGCATCAACGGGCGAGACATCGActtcagcggcggcgaagcatTTCCGCCACTTCCCGTACGAACCACCTCGGTTCATCACCGTGCCCTTTAACTCGGTGGGCAAAAGCGCAGGCGGCGTGTTGTACGGCCACCCgtctgctgcgcgccgttacatgcagcagcagctccagcggcagccgctctCAAAGTAG